A window of Limanda limanda chromosome 4, fLimLim1.1, whole genome shotgun sequence genomic DNA:
CGGGCTCCCGGTGCTCGAGGAGCCGGTGTGAGAGTCAGTGAAGCTCCGGAGATCCAGTCTGAGACCAGGACCTGGACAAGGACCAGAGATCCAGTCTGAGACCAGGACCTGGACCAGGAGGAGAGATCCAGTCTgagacctggacctggaccaggAGGAGAGATCCAGTCTGAGACCAGGACCTGGACCAGGAGGAGAGATCCAGGAAAGACTTTGAAAGTGTTAAAgtgtgtgaagctgctgctgagaccCAGACCTGGACCCGGACCAGAACCCGACCTGGACCAGCACCCGGACTGTgtcacttttatatttatttttatttgacactTTAACGCCAGCGCCATGTTGAGGAGTGGGACGGAGGACGGACATGTCTCCAGCGGACAGAGCTCGTCCTCTCGGGCCGGCCGCGGGGTCTCGTCAGGCGGTCTGGTCCCTCAGGAGAGTCCGTGGATCGGCCTGTTCTCCGTGGTGTCGAGGCCCGCGCTGTGCTTCGTGCAGAGGTTCCTCCCGGGTCGGGTTCCGGTTCCGGCTGACGAGGGCCCCCGGGGGACCGGgtccgggaccgggaccgggtcCGCTTCTCAGATCCGCTTCACCGAGGAAGGAGGAGACTTCTTCAAGCAGCTGGAGCACGTGACGCAGCACGCAGCCGCTCAGCTGACCGACACGTGGTGTCAGCAGGGACCCGGACCCGGGGGGCCACTGGGACCCGGACCCGGCTCTGGACCCGGCTCCGCCCCCCCGTGGCTGACCGCCGCGGCTCTGCGGGACTTGGGCATCGAGGACCCCGGGGAGCTGAGCCTGGGTCCGCCCACCCGGGTCGGGGGCGTGTCATCTGTCAGGACCTTCCTGAACCCGGTCCTGATGAACCCGGTCCTGATGAACCCGGTCCTGATGAACCCGGTGTCAGCTCAGGAAGTGAAACCCACGTGGTGGGGCAGTCTGTGGGGGGGTGAGGACATTTCACAGAGAGCTTTGtcctggactgaggaccagacccccccaccccctgcagGGTCACCGCCCCCCCCTGCAGGGTCACCGCCCCCCCCTGCAGAGGACTGGACTGTGAGAGAACCCTCTGGAGCCGCTGAGCACAAAGAGGGGGGGCCGGACAGTGAGGGTCTTCACACAATCCAGAACCCAGGGGGGGCCACGGCAGAGCTCAGCAGCCCGGGAGGCGGAGCCTGCAGCGAGCCTCTGACCCCGGAGCAGGACCACGGTTACTccagcctggaggaggagcttctccTGTTGAAGAACTCCAGTGACGAGACGGGAACCTGTGAGACCCCCATGCAGGACCAGAGGTCTGAGGGGACATCAGAGACCCCCATGCAGGACCAGAGGTCTGAGGGGACATCAGAGACCCCCATGCAGGACCAGAGGTCTGAGGGGACATCAGAGACCACCGACGAGGACAGACCACCACACTCAGCTGATGAGGGTCCGGCCGTGGACAACATGGCGCCCGCCGGCCCCCCCGAGTGCCAGAACAAAGCCATCGCCTTCATCATGGGCTGCCCCTGCAGCGACGAGGAggacagcagccaatcagagtccagcgaggaggaggaggaggacgatgggTTCGACAGCGAGGGCTCGTCGGACCTGTCGGACTcgactgatgaagaggaggaggagtcagacgGCGAGGGCGACGGCGAGGGCGACTCGGAGTCCGAGCGTCTCTGGAACGCGTTGTGTCAGAGCGTGGACCCGTACAACCCCCGGAGCTTCAGCGCCCAGCTGCACAGCACGCCGCCCAGGCCCGTTCCCACCGCCACCCGCACCGCCacacccccctctccccccgcctcctcccccccctccggCCTGGACGTGTGGGACGACTCGGCCTCGGCGAGCGAGGCGGACGAGGTGGAGAGCCTCCGCCTGCTGAGCTCCTTCAGCTGCTCGTCGGACCCCTACAGTCCTTTGAACTTCCAGGCGCCCATCAGGACCACAGGGACACACAAGGTGGGGCCAGAGGCCAAGAGGGCCCCCCGGACCCCCCCgggccccccccaccacaaagcagcttctcctcctgagtacaggaaggaggaggccgaggagcGACTGGACAGCGGCTTCTCTGagcccccggccccccccccctcctcctccacctctcagaGCGCGGCCTCAACCAAGAAGGTCAGTGTCTCGTGACTCCGCCTCTTTTCATCCATGTGacagtgttctctctctctaacgccctctctctctctctctctcaggtgcgTTTCTGTGAGCGAGTGGAGGAGATCTTCCTGGGCGGGGGGGAGGACCGCCGCGGCCCCTGGGAGCAGCTGGCCCGGGACCGCGGCCGCTTCCTGCGGCGCTGCCAGGAGGCGGAGCAGAGCATCGGCTTCTGTCTGCAGCCGCAGCACCGCCGGCTGGTCGTCCTCCGGGGCCAgggcaccccccccacccaggaGGAAGACGCACCTGGACGCATCTCACACTGATTCaatgagaagctgcaggtgtGGATCAGAAACAAACATTGTCATCATACTGACGAGAGACAGAGactcaaagacacaaagactcaaagactcagagacacagacttAGATCTGCTGGACTCTTCACTGACTCGAGTCCTCGTCTGTTGTTCTGCAGCTTCGTCAACTAATATATTAAGATTCAGGGAAACTTTCTGACAAACGTATTTAATAAACCTGAGAGGTATTGGTGAAGTACTGGTGAAGTACTGGTGAAGTACTGGTGAAGTACTGGTGAAGTATTGGTGAGGTACTGGTGAAGTACTGGTGAAGTACTGGTGAGGTTCTGGTGAGTGTGGAGGTTTCTGTCCTCAGTGAACATGTCTTCAGTGTCTCTGCTGTTTCATCATGAGAAACAGAATCGTTGATCTCAGTATTAATGAATTTTATTTCtgatcagttttattttaaagttttaaagtcTTGATTTGTCGTAAACATCAACTTTTTAAACCGATGAGAAATGAATTGATCAACTTCTCTGTGACTCGAGAGTCAAACTGCAGCCGGACTCTGAATCTTTGCAGCTCGGTTTGTTTGAGTTTCGTCTCTGAAGCCAAAGATGAAcagtggtcatgtgacaggaagtggaatcTGCATGAACTTCCTTGAGGATTTATCAGACTCTAATCACTGATAATCGATGCACCTGATTGGTGTGATGTTCACCACTGTGGAATAAAAAGTAAAGAATCGTCCTTCAGcgtgtgtgtcctcactgaCCCTGGGCCCTCTGAAGCCCCGCCTCCTGACCCTGGGCCCTCTGAAGCCCCGCCTCCTGACCCTGGGGCCCTCGGAGGCCCCTCCTCCTGACCCTGGGCCCTCGGAGGCCCCGCCTCCTGACCCTCaccactgaacacacaacaagTCCTTTTACTCAGTTACTAAGAGTAGATGTACTCAGTTACTTTCAGGTACTTTCcaccagagacacagagttTCACCATTTGAACAGATgtcacatatttaaaatatttttagttTGAGGAGCTCATTCATCATTAAccacattttattaatattataataaataatggcGGCTGGTCCCTCTTGCTTCACAGAATCTAAATGTTTAACTGTAAACACTGGAAATctaattaaataagtaatatGAGTTCTTGACAAAATGTTCACAAACAggatttttgaaatgttttgatatttatGATGTCTCCTTTTGCAGTCAAAGGAAAAACTGTTTCTCATGAAACTTTGTGAAAATACTTGTCAGACGTCTCAGTCCTGTGTGAAGTTCCATCACGAGTGAGTCTCATTGAGGTCACGACCTCAGTGTCCAAGGTCGTGAGTTCTAATCCCAGGTGATAACTCTGCTAATGTCTGTTCAATCTAAAATGTCCGAGCTgctttaattaatattattattagcagTTATTCAGTATCTGTTGCTAATGTCTATGAACCGTCTTTGACGAGCATTGATTTAGCGTTTGCTTTGATTCCTTCGTTGGGTCCGTGTCCCGGCAGCTAACCTGGAGAAGGAGGGTTCATGACCTGCactgcagccaccagggggcgctgtgttTCACTGAGTGGGACGAtaaacacaaaagaagaaaacttgactttgttttggtattttttattttattttgaatcgtTGAAAAATCTGTAAATTTGTCAGAAAATATTCAACAGTTTTTTCTCCTCAGATATTAGTttgtccagcagggggagctCTACTGTTAGTCCTGCAGTcaaacagcgccccctgcaagTGAGTGTGACTGCAGGAGTGTTTCAGCACTTGACCGGATCAGGAATCTGATTCCTCTTCTGAAAAGCTGGTTCTGGTCTCGTCCTGGTTTTTCTTTCATGATCtgttcaggttctggttcacGTCGGATTCAGATCTGGTTCTGTTCTGGTTCCTGTTCCCTGGTCTGGTTCTGATCCTGTGGTTCTGGATCTATGATGCTTGTTGAACCGAGCAGACGACAGCAGCGTGTGACCCCCTCAGTCGGGTCCAGGGGCTGAAGTGTTGGGGGCCCGGTCCCCGGTGTGGCCCCCCCCGTCTCCCAGAGCCACCAGGCCCTGCAGGTACTGGATGTACCTGATGGCGGCGCGCAGAGTCTCCACCTTGCTGAGGCGTTTGTCGGCGCTCGGACCCGGCAGGTGGTCCCTCAGTTTGGCGTAACCCTGGTTCACGCACTTTACCCTCTGACGCTCGCGTTCGTTGCGTTTCTGGATGAACGCCGGCTCGAAGGGACACTCGAACACGCTGAAGTGTCCGTGgtggtggaagggggggggcaggtagGGCAGGAGCCCGGGGCCCCTCAGGGGACCTCGGTAGAGGCCGAGGCCGGCGGCGTCCATCCTGGAGGGGAAGACCAAGAAGGGCCGAGCATCCGAGGGTTGAGAGACGTCCTCACTGAGTCCAGCAGGGGGAGACAGACTGAAGCTCAGGTGAGAGGAATGCTgctctgtgattggacgagagAAGGTGTAGCTCATCATGTGATCTGGACACACTCACATCGGATCGGGTTGGTTTCAGGACGTCATCGGACCTGAAGACAGAGATGAAACTTCACTGAACAGTCAAAACATGTAAATACTCAGCTGGCGCTGGATCAGAAAAACTACGACTCCCAGGATGCAGTTCATGAacagtcagccaatcacagagcttcTCATCAACAATCAGCTGAAGCGTATTAAAGGTATTAATACTCTAGTTTCAGATCAACTCAGTAACCATGGCAATGTCTTCTCCACTCTAGTGTAGTGTTTAGGGAATTCATTATTTTAGGGACAGAGAAAGGACGATATCAGCAGGAGGTAAAAGAAAGGTTTAGTTAAACATTAATATTCTAACGACAATGTTCTGAAACACGACGGAGGAAACAGTGGAGCTTCGTCTCTTAGTGATTCATTTATTGATTAGTTGCTCAGGTTTCATCATCTAATAAtcgaataaaaataaagaaacatctCCAGGTTTATCAAATATGAGAGTTTTCGTAAACTCAgcatgaaacaataaaaaatacaaaataaacgttttctaaaaatagaataaaaaacgTGGCTGAACGTTAACACGAGTTTGAGATAATGTTACAGCGGCagaatgaaattaaaatgagaaacatcAGTCAAAGTAAATCAGAAAAGTttcaacataaacacaataacatataaataatacacaatattaaacagaaaataaacagtgaAACAGGATGAGAAGATGTTTGAGTTTGttggaataaatataaataaaacatttcaaacacagaTGTTATATCATTACTAATATACAGATGTTATAAGTCATAAAATGGTTGAGTATAGAAGAAGTGATGATGAATGAAGCTCGGTGAGAATGGTCTAAAGTCTTTGTGTCTCACCTCAGCTGCAGCGTTTCCTCGACTGACGCTCAGACGACAAGGACTTACCTGCTCTTACCTGCCGAGGCTCCGCCCCTTCCAGGTGTGCGATGGGACGCCAGGTCCTGGGAGAGAGAGCCCCCCCCAGCACGCTGCATCCTGGGTCTTTACTGGTGCATCATGGGTcagaaaacagagtgaaaaacacagatttgatGTTTTGTGAGGATTTGTGTGCAGCAGTGTGTCACAGCAGTGCGGACAGGACGCCGCTCACTGATTGGTCGGATCACTGCGATGTCGCCGCTCAGCCTCAGAAACATCAAACGCTCAAATGAGTGTTTGCAGTTTCCTCCGGATAAATCCTCCGGTTGAGGATGAAAAGGCCTCAGCGACACACACCCTTCCTGTCAGCGCACAACtcatcacacaacacacactgatgactgtttacacacactcacacacctgtaACCTGAGACACACCCGAGGACGTCTCTTGACATTATCCTCGACCAATCAGTTCACAGACGGAGACTCTGACTGATGTaaaaagaacagaagagaaaagatgaagagaaaagacacaagttggaaatatgtgagtttgtgtttcaacACAAGAAGTTTCATGAACACAAGTAAACAACTGATGGAGCAGAtacaaataacaacaataatatgaCGAACAAAGTGGAACCGAACCATCAACACATCGGCTTCACCGCTGACcacaactcacaacaactcacaacaactcacaactcacatcaactgacaacaactcacaacaactcacaacaactcacaacaactcacaacaactgaagacaactcacaacaactgacgacaactcacaacaactgacaacaactcacaacaactgacaacaactcacaacaactcacaacaactcacaacaactgaagacaacaactcacaacaactgacaacaactcacaacaactgaagacaacaactcacaacaactgacaacaactcacaacaactgTGAACAACTTacaacaactgacaacaactcacaacaactgacaacaactcacaacaactcacaactcacatcaactgacaacaactcacaacaactcacaacaactgacaacaactgtgaacaactcacaacaactcacaacaactcacatcaactgacaacaactcacaacaactgacaacaactcacaacaactcacaacaactcacaacaactcacaacaactcacaacaactcacatcaactgacaacaactcacaacaactgacaacaactcacaacaactcacaacaactcacaacaactcacaacaactcacaacaactgacaacaactcacaacaactcacaacaactgacaacaactcacaacaactcacaacaactgACATCAGGACCAGCTGTTGAGCTGTTTTTCCTGAACGTGATGAATTATTAACAGGAAGTTAAAGTGTAGGGTTTCACTCTTAATCAATAAACAGTGACGTCATCAAACGGAAGTGTCACAGTGTATTGATTCTCAATCTCTAATGATAATGTGTGTTTACTTTGTTCGTTGTATTTGTTCACGTTGCTGTTTGTCGATAAAGCacttcatataaaaaaaaacataaagcagaGCTCGGTTCTGTGACCTGTGATTCGCTGAGGATATTTTCCTGTTCGCTGATTGGCCAGATCAGACCCGCCTGTGGAATGTTCCATctgacagagaggggggggggtggtgaacGGATgttaaacagataaacagatagaCAGCTCGGTTCTGGTGAATAGTTCCTCATTAACctgatggacctgatggacctgatggacctgatggacctgatggacctgatggacctgatggaccTGATGGAGGAGACGTGTTCAAACTGCAGCTCTCCGTCacactgaccccccccccccagccggtGGTGGAGTCCGGATCTGGATCGGCTCCTGGTCCGAGACTGATCCGTGTGAGGGTGTCTGTCCTGCTGCTGAGTGTCCCGGTCTGtccgctgcttcctgtctctctgtgtcttccaGTCTGCGGAGGAACATGCTCCGGGTTCCGGCGGTGCTGGCTCGGTCCTGGCGGGGGTAGGTACCCGGAGACAGGCTCACATGGGCGGGCATGAGACCGCCTCAGCCCGGGGGGGGGCGGCTCCAGCATGCTAGCTCCAGTTAGCTCCAGTTAGCTCAAGTTAGCTCAAGATAGCTCAAGTAAGCTCTAGTTAGCTCAAGTCAGCTCAAGTTAGCTCTAGTTAGCTCTAGTTAGCTCCAGTTAGCTCTAGTTAGCTCAACCTAGCTCCAGTTAGCTCAAGTTAGCTCTAGTTAGCTCCAGTTAGCTCTAGTCAGCTCAAGTTAGTTCCATTTAGCTCCAGTTAGCTCAAGTTAGCTCAAGATAGCTCAAGTAAGCTCTAGTTAGCTCTAGTTAGCTCTAGTTAGCTCCAGTTAGCTCTAGTTAGCTCAACCTAGCTCTAGTTAGCTCCAGTTAGCTCTAGTCAGCTCAAGTTAGTTCCAGTTAGCTCAAGTTAGCTCAAGTTAGCTCAACCTAGCTCCAGTTAGCTCAAGTTAGCTCTAGTTAGCTCAAGTCAGCTCTAGTTAGCTCCAGTCAGCTCAAGTTAGTTCCAGTTAGCTCCAGTTAGCTCTAGTTAGCTCCAGTTAGCTCTAGTTAGCTCcagttagctgtagttagctcTAGTTAGCTCCAGTTAGCTCTAGAGCTCAAGTTAGCTCAAGTTAGCTCAAGTTAGCTCAACCTAGCTCCAGTTAGCTCAAGTTAGCTCTAGTTAGCTCCAGTTAGCTCCAGTTAGCTCTAGTTAGCTCAAGTCAGCTCAAGTCAGCTCAAGTCAGCTCCAGTTAGTTCCAGTTGGCTCCAGTTAGCTCTAGTTAGCTCCAGTTAGCTCTAGTTAGCTCCAGTTAGCTCTAGAGCTCAAGTTAGCTCAAGTTAGCTCCAGTTAGCTCTAGTTAGCTCCAGTTAGCTCCAGTTAGCTCCAGTTAGCTCTAGTTAGCTCCAGTTAGCTCCAGTTAGCTCCAGTTAGCTCAAGTTAGCTCCAGTTAGCTCCAGTTAGCTCTAGTTAGCTCCAGTTAGCTCTAGTTAGCTCCAGTTAGCTCCA
This region includes:
- the LOC132999404 gene encoding protein phosphatase 1 regulatory subunit 15B; the encoded protein is MLRSGTEDGHVSSGQSSSSRAGRGVSSGGLVPQESPWIGLFSVVSRPALCFVQRFLPGRVPVPADEGPRGTGSGTGTGSASQIRFTEEGGDFFKQLEHVTQHAAAQLTDTWCQQGPGPGGPLGPGPGSGPGSAPPWLTAAALRDLGIEDPGELSLGPPTRVGGVSSVRTFLNPVLMNPVLMNPVLMNPVSAQEVKPTWWGSLWGGEDISQRALSWTEDQTPPPPAGSPPPPAGSPPPPAEDWTVREPSGAAEHKEGGPDSEGLHTIQNPGGATAELSSPGGGACSEPLTPEQDHGYSSLEEELLLLKNSSDETGTCETPMQDQRSEGTSETPMQDQRSEGTSETPMQDQRSEGTSETTDEDRPPHSADEGPAVDNMAPAGPPECQNKAIAFIMGCPCSDEEDSSQSESSEEEEEDDGFDSEGSSDLSDSTDEEEEESDGEGDGEGDSESERLWNALCQSVDPYNPRSFSAQLHSTPPRPVPTATRTATPPSPPASSPPSGLDVWDDSASASEADEVESLRLLSSFSCSSDPYSPLNFQAPIRTTGTHKVGPEAKRAPRTPPGPPHHKAASPPEYRKEEAEERLDSGFSEPPAPPPSSSTSQSAASTKKVRFCERVEEIFLGGGEDRRGPWEQLARDRGRFLRRCQEAEQSIGFCLQPQHRRLVVLRGQGTPPTQEEDAPGRISH
- the LOC132999364 gene encoding achaete-scute homolog 5, which produces MMSYTFSRPITEQHSSHLSFSLSPPAGLSEDVSQPSDARPFLVFPSRMDAAGLGLYRGPLRGPGLLPYLPPPFHHHGHFSVFECPFEPAFIQKRNERERQRVKCVNQGYAKLRDHLPGPSADKRLSKVETLRAAIRYIQYLQGLVALGDGGGHTGDRAPNTSAPGPD